A window from Triticum aestivum cultivar Chinese Spring chromosome 6D, IWGSC CS RefSeq v2.1, whole genome shotgun sequence encodes these proteins:
- the LOC123142257 gene encoding uncharacterized protein: MVDSTQSKSAGLQFQYNEDDISNMVSFADEEHESRGMYNASYLLSRMPAIDLMTHWDLSNMWTMHGTSRCILYTGTRITLTVLECHFGSLPVSNILAFMAGKLPQVPREMPTLIDWENHLTTIFPEVRLKIYLEMGGADGGPWMRLCALPAIWVGLLYDDESLQSIIDMTAD; encoded by the exons ATGGTTGACTCAACCCAATCCAAGTCGGCCGGGCTGCAG TTTCAGTACAATGAAGATGACATATCCAACATGGTATCCTTTGCGGATGAAGAACATGAGTCAAGAGGCATGTAT AATGCCAGCTATTTGCTATCCAGAATGCCAGCTAttgatttgatgactcattggg ATTTGAGCAATATGTGGACTATGCATGGGACGTCCCGATGTATTTTGTATACCGGAACAAGAATTACATTGACTGTACTGGAATGTCATTTTGGATCTCTTCCTGTCTCTAATATCTTA GCTTTCATGGCAGGAAAGCTCCCACAGGTTCCAAGGGAGATGCCCACTTTGATTGATTGGGAGAACCATCTAACGACAATTTTTCCTGAG GTTAGGTTGAAGATATACCTGGAGATGGGAGGTGCTGATGGTGGACCTTGGATGAGATTGTGTGCTTTGCCTGCAATTTGG GTTGGGTTGTTGTATGACGATGAATCACTACAGAGCATTATTGACATGACTGCTGACTAG